GGCTTCAAGCCGGGCCAAAACCTCTTTCTCACAGCGCCCGTCTCGGCGCTGCCGCTCGTCCGCCGTATCGCCGAGCATGCCTACAAGGCCGGCGCCGGCCTCGTGACCCCCTTCTTCTCCGACGAGGCGATGACGCTCGCCCGCTACCGCTTCGCTCCGGATGAGAGCTTCGACAGCGCCCCCGGCTGGCTCTATGAGGGCATTTCCAAGGCCTTCGGCGAAAACACGGCGCGTCTTGCCGTGGTCGGGGATAACCCGATGCTTCTTTCCGGCGAGGATCCGGGCAAGGTCGCACGCGCCAACAAGGCCAATTCCGTTGCCTACCAGCCCGCTTTGGAGAAGATCGCCGGTTTCGACATCAACTGGAACATCGTCGCCTTCCCCGGCGCCTCCTGGGCCGCTCAGGTCTTCCCGGGCGAGGACGAGGCGACGGCCGTGCGCAAGCTCGCGGACGCCATCTTCGCGGCTTCCCGTGTCGATACCGACGATCCCGTAACTGCCTGGGCGGCGCATAACGCGGCGCTCAGCGCCCGCACCCACTGGCTGAACGAACGGCGCTTCAGCGCCCTGCGCTTCAAAGGACCCGGCACGGACCTCACCATCGGCCTCGCCGATGATCACGAATGGCAGGGCGGCGCCTCCAAGGCCAAGAACGGTATCATCTGCAACCCGAACATCCCGACGGAGGAAGTCTTCACCACGCCGCACGCGCGTCGGGTCGATGGCTATGTCCGCAGCACCAAGCCGCTCTCGCACCAGGGCACGCTGATCGACAACATCGCGGTGAAGTTCGAGGGTGGGCGCATCGTGGAGGCCACCGCAAGCCGCGGCGCGGAGGTCCTGAACAAGGTGCTCGATACTGACGAGGGCGCGCGGCGTCTCGGCGAGGTGGCACTCGTTCCCCATTCCTCGCCGATTTCGAAGAGCGGCATCCTGTTCTACAATACGCTGTTCGACGAGAATGCCTCCTGCCATATCGCGCTCGGCCAGTGCTACTCCAAGTGTTTCATTGATGGCGCGAAGCTGACGGCGGACGAGATCGCCGCCAAGGGTGGCAACAAGAGCTTCATCCATATCGACTGGATGATCGGCTCGAACGAGATCGACATCGACGGCATCGGCGCGGATGGAAGCACGACCCCTGTGTTCCGCAAGGGCGAGTGGGTGTGAAAACCCATGTTGATCCGGCCTCAGATCCGGCTGTCAACGCCCGATGACGCGCAGCGGCTCTTCTCGATCTGGGAGGCCGCTGTGCGCGCGACGCACCATTTTCTAGCGCCGCGCGATCTGGCAGCCATCGCGGATATGGTGCGCAACCACTATCTACCCGCAGCCAAGCTTGCCGTCATCGAGGACGATACCGGACGGGCGTTCGGCTTCCTCGGACTGAACGGCAGTCACATCGACAGCCTGTTCGTGCATCCCGACCATCACGGTCAGGGCGGCGGCCGGACCCTGGTGGAATGGGCGGCGCGCAGCCGGTCAACTCTGACGGTTGACGTCAACGAGCAAAACGAGGGCGGTCGGCTCTTCTACCAACGGCTAGGCTTTGTCGAGACGGGCCGTTCGTCCCGCGACCATGACGGCCGTCCCTATCCTCTCCTGCACTTGCGGCGATAGTGGGCTGGGCACGACTGAGTTGACAGCCCGCCCTTCCATGAATGAGCCTGCATGTTTCCCATCGCCGCGACAGCAAGGGTCTTGTGTTCGGCGACGGCAACGCGCGGGAGTGTGGCATGTGCCGACTGAAGGAATTCCGGTTGTTCGTGGCAGCCTTTGAGGAAGCTTCCTTCTCGGCGGCCGCCCGGCGCGAGAATGCGACACAGTCGGGCGTATCCCAGCACATTCATCGCATGGAAGAGAGCCTGAAGGTTCGCCTGTTCCACCGTCGCGGAAAACGCGTGGTGCCGACTCCGGCGGGTGAAGCCTACTACAGGCATTGCGTGGACCTGCTGCGTTCCCACGCCGA
This portion of the Chelatococcus sp. YT9 genome encodes:
- a CDS encoding aminopeptidase, with protein sequence MNQQAPLSPIDPVKLDKLAEVAVKVGLGFKPGQNLFLTAPVSALPLVRRIAEHAYKAGAGLVTPFFSDEAMTLARYRFAPDESFDSAPGWLYEGISKAFGENTARLAVVGDNPMLLSGEDPGKVARANKANSVAYQPALEKIAGFDINWNIVAFPGASWAAQVFPGEDEATAVRKLADAIFAASRVDTDDPVTAWAAHNAALSARTHWLNERRFSALRFKGPGTDLTIGLADDHEWQGGASKAKNGIICNPNIPTEEVFTTPHARRVDGYVRSTKPLSHQGTLIDNIAVKFEGGRIVEATASRGAEVLNKVLDTDEGARRLGEVALVPHSSPISKSGILFYNTLFDENASCHIALGQCYSKCFIDGAKLTADEIAAKGGNKSFIHIDWMIGSNEIDIDGIGADGSTTPVFRKGEWV
- a CDS encoding acetyltransferase produces the protein MLIRPQIRLSTPDDAQRLFSIWEAAVRATHHFLAPRDLAAIADMVRNHYLPAAKLAVIEDDTGRAFGFLGLNGSHIDSLFVHPDHHGQGGGRTLVEWAARSRSTLTVDVNEQNEGGRLFYQRLGFVETGRSSRDHDGRPYPLLHLRR